From Juglans regia cultivar Chandler chromosome 6, Walnut 2.0, whole genome shotgun sequence, the proteins below share one genomic window:
- the LOC118348775 gene encoding F-box/kelch-repeat protein At3g06240-like, producing MLSRHLPEDVVTEILSTLPVKSLMRFKSVSKAWYTLIRNPHFIAKHDNFAISDHNRNHCRRVILERYRAIDTPRFSMHSNDTLEFSGDIHLIPQLFSEDINPVLFIGSCNGIVCVVGISAERFHGGPDPDRAWEIGLWNPATRESKRLPFVPRPPDFVPLPLDICFTSYKFGFGIDLNTNDFKVVKITCFYSPPHYQVELYNLTTDSWRVIDASLNSADFIKKSNFPSYLNGFCYWLIFRQRCDREYNLLLSFDMSNEMFREIMLPHDDVGSLADIAIINDSVAVIFPAYSNSSRNDVGISMEYEIWVMNESIVEFSWTKLFTIAVPSRPLQFRDDGLIVLNGGHCVSDKCLVLFDPRTGELKNLPIYDEGSETFDLVSYRESLVLVNGWRNVLEQQYT from the coding sequence ATGTTGAGCCGCCATCTCCCAGAGGACGTGGTGACTGAAATTTTGTCGACGCTGCCGGTAAAATCGTTGATGCGATTTAAATCTGTGAGTAAAGCCTGGTATACTCTCATCAGAAACCCTCATTTCATCGCAAAGCACGACAATTTCGCCATTTCTGATCACAATCGCAATCACTGTCGTCGAGTCATCCTTGAGCGTTACCGAGCAATAGATACCCCACGTTTCTCCATGCACTCTAACGACACCCTGGAGTTTTCCGGCGACATACATCTCATCCCACAATTGTTCTCAGAAGATATTAACCCAGTACTTTTCATCGGTTCCTGTAATGGAATAGTTTGTGTTGTTGGTATTTCTGCAGAGCGTTTTCATGGTGGTCCTGATCCAGACCGGGCTTGGGAGATAGGGCTTTGGAATCCTGCAACCAGAGAATCTAAGAGGCTTCCGTTTGTCCCTCGCCCACCTGATTTTGTCCCTCTCCCTCTTGATATTTGCTTCACGAGTTACAAGTTTGGCTTTGGTATTGATCTCAACACAAATGACTTCAAGGTGGTTAAAATCACGTGCTTCTATTCTCCGCCGCATTACCAAGTTGAGTTATACAACCTTACTACTGATTCTTGGAGAGTGATTGATGCATCCCTCAACTCAGccgattttattaaaaaatctaattttcctTCATACTTAAATGGATTCTGTTATTGGTTGATTTTTCGTCAGCGTTGCGACAGGGAGTATAATTTATTGCTTTCCTTTGATATGAGCAATGAGATGTTCCGGGAAATAATGTTGCCTCATGATGATGTAGGATCTCTTGCTGACATTGCCATTATCAATGACTCTGTAGCTGTGATTTTTCCTGCGTATAGTAATAGTAGTAGGAATGACGTTGGAATATCAATGGAGTATGAAATATGGGTGATGAACGAGTCTATTGTGGAATTTTCTTGGACTAAACTATTTACGATTGCAGTACCCAGCCGTCCATTACAATTTCGGGACGATGGTTTGATTGTGCTTAACGGCGGCCATTGTGTTTCAGATAAATGTTTGGTATTGTTTGATCCAAGAACAGGAGAACTAAAGAATCTTCCAATATATGACGAAGGCTCGGAAACGTTTGATCTGGTGAGTTACAGAGAGAGCCTAGTTTTAGTTAATGGATGGAGGAATGTGCTTGAACAGCAATACACTTGA